Sequence from the Bacillus thuringiensis genome:
TGCAAGTGCACCACCTAATTTCTTTTGCATTTCAATCATCTCAGGTGAAGTATACGTAATATACGAATTTAAACCACCCACAAGTCCTTGTAATAGCGCCACTATGAAGAACATACCCCAAACTTTCTCAGTCGTCTTCATTCTCTCAAACTGTAAACCAGGAGAAGTAATCATTCCGAACAATGATGGCTTCTCGCCGCCAGCTTTTTGCGTATTCACATTAGCTTCCATTATAACGCCTCCTTCTATTTATATAACCCGTTCTAACGGGCGGTTCACTTCCTCACATAGAGGCTACGAACCGCCCACTAGAACGGTAATTTGTAGTAGAGAGCCCCCCTCTCTACCACACTATTACTTACTCATAACGTAATGCTTCAATTGGATCTAATTTCGCAGCTTTGTTCGCTGGAATTAATCCGAAAATAATACCAAGTGTCATTGAGAACAGTACGCCTCCAACGACAACTTCCCATGAAACGAGTGGTGGCCATTTGGCAAATGTGGAAACGATATATGCTCCGCCGTATCCAAGACCAATTCCAATCAAACCACCTAGAAGTGTTAACATAACTGCTTCAATTAAAAACTGTAATAAAATTTTACTACGCGTTGCTCCAAGTGCTTTACGTATTCCAATTTCGCGCGTACGCTCCGTTACAGATACGAGCATAATATTCATAACACCGATACCACCAACGACTAATGAAATACCTGCAATACCGCCGATGATCATCGTCATAATACCAGTTACTTTAGAAACATTTTCTTGGAATTCTTTTAAATTTACCAGTTCATATTTACCTGGAATTTCACTTGGCTTACGACTATTTAATACATCAACAGCTTTTTTCCCCGCTGCTTCTAAGTCATCTACATTTTTAGCTTGAATTGCGATATTTTGAATATCATCTGTTCCGTATAAAACAGGCCATAACGTAAGGGGGATTAACGCTTCTTCCATTTCAAATCCCATAAACTCATTATCAGATTTATACACACCAATAATTTGCATTGGCTGCCCCTTCATCTCAATAATTTGTCCAACTGGATTTACGTCCTTAAATAATGTTTCCTCTGTTTTTGTACTAATCATCACAACATTATTTGCATGAGTAATATCTGATTCACTTAAAGTACGTCCCTTTACGACCTTTACTTTATTAACCGCAAAATATTCATTATCAAGACCAATAATATTCAGATTTGCTTTTTTATCATTTACATCAAGCACCTCTGAATTCTGGTTTGTCGTAATAACGTGTGAAACATCTTTCACTTGTTTTACTTCCAAAATATCCTCTTCCGTTAACTTCGGCATTTGAAATCCGCCCATAGCAAACTCATCATTAATATCTGCTTTAAATTGAATTGGCATAAGATTATTACCACCAGAACCTGCGAATTTCGACTTCAGCATCGCTTCCCCGCCTTGCCCAATTGCAACGACAGTAATAATCGAACCTACTCCAATAATAATACCGAGCATCGTAAGAGCTGAACGCAGTTTATGAGCTAAAATAGAAGATAGGGCAATTTTTATACTATCTAGTAAACTCATACCGCACACCTTCTATCTTCTGTAATTTTCCCATCTCGCAGTACAATGCGGCGGGAAGAATACGCTGCTACTTCCTCTTCATGTGTAACCATAACAATTGTCGTACCTTCTGCATTAAGCTTCGTGAAAATATCCATAACTTGCTCACCAGACTTCGTATCAAGCGCACCAGTCGGCTCATCGGCCATAATAAACGTTGGATTATTCGCAATTGCTCTTGCAATTGCGACACGCTGCTTCTGTCCACCTGACAATTCGTTCGGTAAATGATGCACGCGGTCTGCTAATCCGACTTTACCTAATGCCTCTAAAGCACGCTTGCGACGCTCTGCTTTCTTTATGCCACCATATACGAGCGGAAGCTCAACATTTTCTACCGCTGAAAGACGTGGAAGCAAATTAAAGTGCTGAAACACAAAGCCAATATATTCATTACGAATTAAAGCAAGCTTTGACTCATCTGCTGTTAAGATATTCACATCATTCAGCATATATTCGCCTTCTGTTGGACGATCTAAACAGCCGATAATATTCATAAGCGTTGACTTACCAGAACCAGACGGCCCCATAATCGAAACGAACTCGCCGCCTTGAATCGTTAAACTAATACCATGCAAAATCGGTACTGCCAATTTTCCTTGATAATACGTTTTAGCAATATTATTTAACGTGATCATTTCTCTTTCACTTCCATTCCGTCATACACATCGTCGGAAGGATTTTTAACCACCTTTTGCCCCACTGTTACGCCTTCAGTAATCTCTGTCCAGTCTCCATCAGTAGAACCTTTTTTCACATTTTGTTTACGAAGCTTTCCTTTATCCTCAACATAAACAAATGCATCATCGCCTTTTTCTACAACGCTCTTAGTCGGAACAGCAATCATCTTCTTATTCTCTAAATTTACTTGCAATGAAACGTGATAACCCGGAGATAAACCATCTTGACTATCAAGGCTTGCTTTATATGTATATTGGGACATATTTTGAGTCGCTTCACCCATACCACCAGCTTGAGCCATCTCTGCACTCGTTGGGAATTCACTTACCTCTGTAATCTTACCTGTCCACTTCTGCTTATTATTTGCTTTCGCCGTTACAGTAAATGTTTGATCCTTTTGAATTTGTGACTTTTGAAGCTCAGTTAACGTCCCTTGGATTTGGAATGGATCTTTAGAAGCCACTTGTAAGAAGGCTTTCCCTTGACCACCTAACGCTTGAGATGAACTGTGCGCCGCATCTTTATCTAACTTTTGAACAACACCAGCAAAGTTACTATAAATCGTAAGCTCTTTCTGCTTCTTACTTAACTCTTCTTTCTGCAACTTCCCTTTTTCTTTCTCAAGATCCGTTGTCTTTTGCGCCATCTCTAACTCACTTACTTGCTCTTCCATCGGATCTGTTACTTCTTTCCCAGCTCCGCTATCTTTCGCCTTCTTAATTTCTTTCTTCAACGAATCAATTTTCTTCTTCCCTTGATCATAACGCATATCTGCCATCTTCTGATCAAGCTCAGCTTGCTTCATTTGCAAATTAATCTCTTCATTATCATAAGAGAATAACTTCGCACCTTTCTCTACCTCTTGTCCTTCTTTTACCTCAATATCTTTTACTTTTCCTTTAGTCGGATCCGCATAGAAACTTTCAATATTACCAGGCTTCACCTGACCAGAAATCAATTTCGTATTATTCAGCTTACGCTCTGTCACCTTCTCAAAACTCACAGCATCAGCAGATGTTGATGCGCCTTTCTTCTTCCCTTGCATTACAAAAATATTAACTGCTGCTACAATAACAATTAGTGCAATAACCCCGATAATAATCCATTTCTTCTTCTTGTTTGGAGTACGAACCGTATTTGGTACCATATTCTCTCTCCTTTTTATAACTTAATAGTTTAATATGAAAATTGTATAAAACTTTCTGAAAATAAATTACATATTATTACATTCTTTTTACAAAGTTTTACACATCCATTTTTATTGTAACAAAAATTTCCATGATTAGAAATATGACATTATGTCTTTTAAGATAGATTTAAGGAAAGATTATATGAATATAAGAAAAGCCATCCAAAATGATACTTGGATAGCTTTTCAAACAAAATATTACGCCGCTTTAGGGGCTTTGCTCTCGTGTCCACGTTGAACGATGAACAAGAAGATCGTTGATAAAATGGCACCTGTTAATAGTAAGATAAAGCAGCCATCCCAGCCAGAACGATCAACAATAACACCAATTGCTGCGTTTGCTACAAGACTTCCTCCCACATAACCGAACAGACCACACATACCAACTGTCGTACCTACTGCAAATTTCGGTACTAATTCCATCGCACTTAAACCGATTAAGAACTGTGGTACATAAATTAAGCAACCGATAATAGAAACTGCAATACTTACAACAAGTATGCTAGTTGCTTGCCAATATATAAACGTACCAATAACAACCCCAACCATACTAATGATACATAATGGCATACGTTTTCCTTTAAATAATTTATCACTTAAAAGACCAACGATTAATGAACTTGGAATTGCCATACCTTCAAAGATTGTGTATGCCGCGTGTGCTTCATTTTTTGAGAAACCTTTAACTGTCGTTAAATAAAGTGGAACCCAGTTAATAACACCGAAGCGAATTAAATATACAAATGCATTCGCAATACATAAGAACCATACAAATTTATTTTTCAATACATATTTGATTAAAATTTCTTTTGGTGACATCTTGTTAGCATTATCTGCTTTTTCAAGATTTTCATAGTCATTACGATATTCATCAATTGGAGGAAGACCTTCAGATTCTGGCGTATCCTTCGCATTAATCCAAACAAGAACTGCAATTACCATTGCGATAATCGCTGGGAAAATAAACACGCCGCCTTGCCAATGATTTTCACCAAAAATACCTACACCAATTCCGACAAGTGGTGGCACAAGCATTCCACCAACGTTATGTGAAATATTCCAAAGACCTGTTTTCGTACCACGCTCTTTCTTCGAGAACCATTTCGTCATAACGATACTACAAGGTGGTGCTCCCATACCTTGTACAATACCGTTAACGACAAGTAATGTAACAATCATCCCAAATGAAGATGCAAAACCGAAGCAAATATTTACAAGCCCTGATAAAAATAAACCGACCGCGATAAAGCGCTGGGCGAAAGCTTTATCAGATAAATTCCCCATAAAGAACTTACTAAATCCATAAACAATTGCCATTACTGAACCTAGTAGACCAATTTCAGCTGTACTAAATCCGAATTCTTCTACTAAATACGTACTTGATAACGTAAAGTTACTACGAACTAAATAATAAGCAGCGTACCCAACTGAAATTCCGATTAACACACGGATACGTAGTAATTTATATACTCGATCAATCATATCCGCTGGCAATCTCTCAATTGCAGGTGCTGGCTTAAGCCATTTAAACATATATTTTCGTCTCCTTTTCTCACTTCTGAGAGAGACGCTGTCTATTCCATATCTCGATTATTCCGCTATTTGATATATTTTGGTTCGTTCTTCTAACCGGCTGCCCTTCTATTTCTTTCTCATTCTTCGCAAACATCGTTGGTACGCCAAACGAAACTTTTTCTAAAATGTGCCCCGCTTCTTCTGATAAACAATAATCAATAAATAAATCCACAATAATACCATTCGGTGCACGTTTTAGTTTCGAAATCGCATTAACAGATAATCCTGTTTGCTCAGGTTCGTTACTTAAAATAGGAAAGCCTCGCTTTTGAAGCATTCTCTGATCTCCCATGAAATTGATGCCTACCATATATTCACCACTCGCAACAAGTTCTGCCGGTATGTAACCATTCACTGTTACTTCTCCAATTTGCCCTGCAAGGTTCTTCACATATTCCTTCGCTTCCTCTTCACCTAAAGTATCAATAAGTGATTGAAAAAACGTATATGCTGTACCTGAAACATTTGGATCCGGCATAACAATCTTTCCCTTATATACTGGATTTAACAAGTCTTTCCACCTTGATGGATAGGGAAGTCCGAGCGGTGCTATTTCTTCATTCCACCGCTCTTTATTAATCGCAATTGCCAGTTTCTCTACTTCATAACCGTACCAATAACCGTCCTTATCTTTAACAGTTTTTGAAATACGGTTCGCATGCTGACTCGTAACAGGAATAGATAGATTTTTTTGCTTCATCATTTGATGCGCGTCTACCGTACCGCCAATAATAATATCAGCTTTCGGATTTCCAGCTTCCTCTTCTACCCTCCGAAGAAGCTCTTCTGTCGAAAGACGAATAAATTCATACGTACAACCGCGTGGTTTACAAAATGATGAAAGCAAAGCTTCCCCAACTTCCTCGCGGGCCGCCACGTACGCAACAAGATGACGATCATCCAAAATAGGGAGACCACTTTTATTATATTTAATAGAGGTTGTATCTCGAGAGCAACTAGACATCGCTCCTCCGATTACTAGCAAAAAGAAGAAAAAGGCTATCTTTCTCATGACACATTCTCCTTTACAAATAAATTTGCGAGGGAGCTTTTCATATACATGACATTCCCATTATTATCACCGAGATATTGCACAACAAAGTACGACGGATATACAGAAATAGTAAGAATGTCTTCACGCTCATTCTTTATACGCTTCCCTGTTTTATAAGCGGTAATATAAGCAATCGGTTCATTCTGTGATTGTAATAATTTCTGTATTTCTCCGTAATCTGTAATTTGTTTTGCGTACCGAATCGAATCAAGTATGTGCGTAAGATTCATCGCACGTTCTACATCACCTTGGCGTACTATAACATCCTGTGCTGACGCAAAGAAATCACTAATACGATCTGGTGTGTAATACAGGCTTAACAAATACGTTTGAAATGCTGAAATCATTGGATCCGTACCATTCTTTCCGTACATATCAGCCCCGTACTGGAACAAGTCACCTACTGCAAAAGTACGTTTATGTCCATTCAAGTACGTTACTTCTCCAGTAAATACTTGTTCTTGAATCTTAGCTTCTCTCGGATTTAATTGAATTTGGTCAAAGAATGAAACAATCGTATGCAAACGAACTTCATCCGTTATAACAATTTCTCCCCACTTTTCATGCCTAACCTTCATTTCAGTAGGCAGGGATTCATTCACTCTTTGTAAAACAGTTTGTTTGTCATTCACTATTGTGATTCGATTATATATTTGCTTCTCCATCACATAAAACAAAATAAGAGAAACAATTATACAAAGGACAAACATAAGAATTTGAAATGATAGCCTTTTCATTTCTGCCTACCTCCAAGATAAAAAAACGTTGTTTCGAAAATACCGCATAATTGTTTCATAAATGTATCATTTAACCGCTTTCAAGTTTTTTATGTCTTCCATCCGTCTCGGAAGCAAGAATGTGATAAATATTGTAGTGCCTATTTCTTCACTACTCTCAATCCGCATACTTCCGCCCTGCTTATTCATAATCTCCTGACAAATATACAAACCGTAACCATTCCCGTAGCTAGAAGGAAGTACCTTCCCTTTTGGCGATTCATTCCACTCTGCAAGCACACCTTCATCTATACCAATGCCATCATCATGAACAAAAACCTTCGCCTCACGTTCATTTACAATAACATTCATACGAATTTGCGTAGCATCGCTATATTTTATCGCATTATCAAGCACGTTTAAGAAGATCTGTTTCGTCTTATCGAAATCCGCAACAACATGTACATCTGTTAACTCATTTATAACTTCAATCTCAAATTTATGCAGGCGAGGTTTCACAATTGAAACTGCTTCTTCGGCTAATTCCTTTATATTCACAACTGTAGGTGACACTTCAAACGTACTCGTCCCGTACTTTGAAGACTTAAGTAATTCTTCTACAAGTGACAATAAACGCTCACTTTCTACAGCCACATAACGAAGACTCTCCTGTACATCGTCCTTTGATTGTAACTTCGGAATTAAATCCACATAGCCAATAATCGCCGTTAGCGGTGTTTTCAGCTCATGCGTAATACGGTCTAAGAAATCTTTCTGCTTCTCTTTCTCCTCTTTCAATTGCTTAATATGCAGCTCAATTCCATCAGCCATCGCATTAAAAGATGCGGAAAGCTGAGCAATTTCCACATATTCATTTAGCTCAATCTTACTTTTATAATCACCATTCGCCAGCCGGTGCGCCATTTGTCTTAACTGATCAATCGGCTTGTGGAGAGACTTTGCCAAACGAATTGCAAAGAAAATACCCGCAGCTACTAGACAAAGAGACGTCATTAAGAACGTCCAGCCAACATTCGTTAAAACCTCTTTCTCACCTGTTAACTCATTTATAAAACGAACACTTCCAATGACATCGTTTCCATAATAAACTGGGCTTGAAAACAAAAGAATTGGAGCTGGGTCTCCCTCTTCAAAAACATAAGATTTCTTCCCCTTCAAAGAGCTCTCAATATCAATATTCCGGTGAAGAAGTGCTCCTTTTTGTGTATCCGCAACAACATCTCCATTCTTCCCAATCATCTGTACACGGACATCCATGCGCTTTGCTAAATACGAAGCAATTAAAAGTGAATTAGGACCGAGCGTCTCCACCTCTGCTTCCTTCTCTAAATAATTCATCGTGTAAATTTGTGCTTCTACACTTAACTTTTCTAAAGAATTTGCCGCGTTATGATACATATTCTTTTCTAACGTAATATAAACAACTCCGTACAAAAGAACAAAAATTGGGATTAACAGTCCAACTATTCCAAACACCATATTTCTTTTTAAAGACATACCATCACCACTTAACAATCTAGTTTATAGCCAACGCCATAAATTGTTTTAATATATTCCCCGCTATTCCCTAGCTTCTTTCGCAGTCTTTGCACCATAATATCAACCGCTCTCGTATTTCCGATATACTCAAACCCCCATACTTTCTCAAGCAACTCATCTCTCATAAATACACGCTGCGGATTGGAAACAAACAACTGACATAAATTAAACTCTCTGTACGTTAACTGAATTTCTTGTCCACTAACATGCACTTTTCTTTCCTTAGGACAGATCGTTATCTCTCCCGCCTCGATTACCTCATGACTTACCGTTACCTCTTTCTTCTTCACACGTCGCGCCATATTCTTGACCCGAAGAATAAGCTCCGCATAATTAAATGGCTTCGTCACATAATCATCCGCCCCAAGCTGCAAGCCAAGCAATTTATCATTCATCTGACTCTTCGCAGTTAACATGAGTACTGGAATATCCCTATCCTTCTCACGGAACAGACGAAGTAATTCATACCCATCTGTATCTGGAAGCATAACATCCAAAATCAATACATCCGGCCCTTCATTCCATTTCTCTAAAGCTTCTCTCCCGTCAGCCGCTGTCAATACTTCATAACCTTCCATCTCCAACTGCATCCGAATCAAATTACGAATACTCGATTCATCATCAACTACAAGTATCTTCATTATTCTCCTCCTTCCATCCTGTATTATAGTACAGTTTAGTATAGCAAAAATCATACAAAAAAAGAGAGGGTATTGTCGAACATATATTGAACGACAATACCCCTCTTTCACTTATTAAAGTTTCACTTTATTTCTCATACCCATTCGGTTTCTTCTGATGCCAATTCCAAGCATGCTCAATGATTGTCTTCACATTTACATACTGAGGATCCCAACCTAATTTCTCTTTCGCTTTCTGAGAAGAAGCAACTAAACGTGCTGGATCTCCCGCACGACGTGGTGCTACTTCAGCAGGAATTTCATGATTTGTAACTTCACGAACTGCATCAACGATTTCTTTTACACTGAAACCATTACCATTTCCTAAGTTATAGAAATCACTCTCTCCGCCGTTCTGTAGGTCCTTAAGTCCTAAGAAGTGAGCTGCAACTAAATCTTCAACATGAATATAATCACGGATACAAGTACCATCTGGTGTATTATAATCATCACCAAACATCATAATCTTCTCACGTTGACCTAACGCCACTTGCAATACAAGAGGAATTAAATGCGTCTCTGGACGATGATCTTCTCCAATAATACCATTTGGAGTTGCACCAGCCACGTTAAAGTATCTGAAAATCTTATAACGTAAATTAGAAGCTTGGCTATACCAATGAAGCATCTTCTCGATTGCTAACTTCGTTTCTCCATACGTATTCGTTGGATTTGTCATCGTTTCCTCAGTAATAAGGTCTACATCTACCTCACCATACGTCGCCGCAGTAGAAGAGAAAATAAACTTATCTACCTTAAACTCATCCATTACCTCTAATAAGCAAAGTGCACCATACACATTGTTATTATAATATTGAAGAGGCTTCTCCATACTAACTCCAACTAAAGAATCAGCTGCGAAATGCATAACAGCCTCAATATTTTCTTGTGTAAAAACATCTCTTAAAAATGCTTTATCACGAAGGTCGCCATTATAAAACTTCGCACCTTCCGTAATTGCATCCTCATGACCCGTTTGTAAGTTATCTACTACTACTACAGATAAACCTTCGTCTACTAATTTTTTCACAGCATGAGAACCGATATAACCAGCTCCGCCGCAGATTAGAATTGAATTCATAGTCTTCCTCCTACATATATTAGGATTTCTTATTCACTCTCTTATTATAAAAGGTATACGATTGCTCGTATACCTTTTGTGTACCTTTATTACTTAGCAACGAAATAATCCGTTACATATTGTGCCCAAACTTCGTGGCCTTTAGCACTTTGTCTAAAGACGTTGAATCATTACTTAGTCACTTCAAGATGCGTTCTTAATTTATTCGTTAAATCTTGTTTTGCTGCATCTGGAACATAGTAATACCAAATGCCATCAGCTGCCTTGTGACCGTCACCTGGGATTTGAATATCCTCACTATTTTTCAAGCAATCTTTATAGTTCTTTTGCATATCAAACATTTGATCTTGCGTTAAATTTGTCTTCACATTCTTTTGAATTGCTGTTAACACATCGCCATAACCTGTTAAAGAAGAGAAGCTTGCACCTTTTTTGATAACACCTTGCATCACTTGACGTTGGCGCATTTGACGACCAAAGTCACCACGTGGGTCTTGTTTACGCATACGTGTGAATGCTAAAGCTTGATCACCTGTTAAATGAATATTTCCTTTCGCAAAATGATTTCCATCCTGCGTAAATTCTAAATCATTAGTTACATCTACTCCACCGACTGCATCAACGATATCTTTAAAGCCTTCCATGTTCACTTCAATATAATAATTAATAGGAACATTCAAGAAGTTTTCTACGGTCGCTACAGACATATCTACTCCGCCGAATGCATAAGCATGATTGATTTTATCGCTTTTGCCTTTTCCAACAATTTCTGTGTAAGTATCACGAGGAATACTTACTGTTTTCATAGAGTTATTTTTAGGATTTAATGTAATCACCATTAAAGAATCTGAACGCCCTTTGTCATCACCGCGCTCATCTGCTCCTAGTAGTAAAATTGAAACTGGTTCACTCTTGCTAACTTTTTCTCCAACTTTATTGTTGTTTTGATCACGTTTTAAAGGTTGATGAACTTCCTTTAATGTATTAGATACAGAAGAATATACATTATAGGCATAAATTCCTCCACCTATGATTAGTACCCCAAGAATACCGAGTACCCAAAATAAAATTTTCTTTTTCATTATTGTAACCTTCTTTCTTTCATCACCCTGCATAGATTTCTCTATAATAAAATTACATGTCTATTAAATATGGAATAAGATTCTACCATAAAAATCATATGATGATATACCATTTTTCGTATCTACCTAAAATTCAAATCATTAGTTAGCTAAAAAGCACGTTATATATTATTTCCACAATTCATGTCCTTTAATATTCGACAATTATTTAATATATTACAAAACTTACATTAGTATAGCAAGAATGGTCGAGAAAATTGTTAGTTAAAATTACAAATATTCTATTAAGAAATCTAATTTTTTTCATCTCCCATAACATTGAGAATGCATTATTATTAGTATTATTGATGAATAAATCATTAATTGATCTGCATGTTTATAAAACTTCGTTTACAATATCTTTTTTATTGCAAATGTTAACTTTACCCTTAAATATTTTAATATCTTTTTTCCAACTTCAGTTATTTTTTTCAAATACCCTATATTCTTTAATCCATCATTCGTTTAAAAATAAAGGGGCTTAACTACAACATACCTTTATCCTTTCTCTTCTTCACCCTAATATTTATCCACACCTTAAATCAAATTATGTTACCTCTCCTCTCCAAAAACACTTCGCAAATTATGTTATGATATTTAGTATAGTATAAAAAGGTTGGTGTTACACGAATGTCAAATATCCATAACTTAGAAGTAGCTAATAAAGAGACAAACGAACAAATAAACATTGTATATAATAAAAAAGGCTACTACATCAAGAACTCACATGCACTTTCTTATAAAAATAAGCTTACAGTTATAACACCTGTATACAATGCAGAAAAGGACTTAAAGAAAACAATTGAATCTGTCATAAATCAAAGCATTGGCTTCGAAAATATCCAATATATTCTTGTAGATGATGCTTCAACAGACTCGTCTAGAAATATATTATTGAGATATGCAAATGATCACAAAAATATCATTGTCGTATATCTTGCCGAGAATACAGGGACTCCTGCGGTTCCTCGTAATTTAGGAATCGAACTATCTACCTCTGAATATATTACTTTCTTAGATTCAGATGATTATCTTGAAGTCGATGGACTAGAAACTTTGTATAACATATTAGAAGAAACGAAAGATGATTATGCTGTTGGTAAAACTATTAAGGTCGAGTCTGACGGCTCTAGTATTGTCGGTGAACATCAATCTTGTAAAGAGCGAAGGAGTGTTTCACCATTTTCAATCCCGAATATGTTCCAGCATTTAGGACCATGCGCCCGTTTAATGAGAGCCAGTGTTATTAAAGAAAATAACATTAAATACCCTGAAATGAAGTTTGCAGAAGACAAACAGTTTTTCATAGATGTACTCATCCATTCAAAATCAATTTCTACAACTTCAAAAACAATCTATTACGTAAATCGTCTAGATGAAAATAACAATTCGTTAACAACACAAACAGACGTCATTCAAAAAATGGACAGTAACATTGCTGTTATTAAATATGTGATTCAAAAAAACTTGCCAGTCAATGAAGAAAAAATAATTTTGAATCGTCTTTATGAATTTGATTCCATTACAAGACTCTTTAATCGCTATCATTTCTTTAGAAGTAAAGATAAACAAGCATATATTGATACATTTAATAAAGTACTAAAAACAACAAAAGATTTACGATATGATTTTTCACAAAATTTCTTCCATCC
This genomic interval carries:
- a CDS encoding response regulator transcription factor; this encodes MKILVVDDESSIRNLIRMQLEMEGYEVLTAADGREALEKWNEGPDVLILDVMLPDTDGYELLRLFREKDRDIPVLMLTAKSQMNDKLLGLQLGADDYVTKPFNYAELILRVKNMARRVKKKEVTVSHEVIEAGEITICPKERKVHVSGQEIQLTYREFNLCQLFVSNPQRVFMRDELLEKVWGFEYIGNTRAVDIMVQRLRKKLGNSGEYIKTIYGVGYKLDC
- the galE gene encoding UDP-glucose 4-epimerase GalE, with the translated sequence MNSILICGGAGYIGSHAVKKLVDEGLSVVVVDNLQTGHEDAITEGAKFYNGDLRDKAFLRDVFTQENIEAVMHFAADSLVGVSMEKPLQYYNNNVYGALCLLEVMDEFKVDKFIFSSTAATYGEVDVDLITEETMTNPTNTYGETKLAIEKMLHWYSQASNLRYKIFRYFNVAGATPNGIIGEDHRPETHLIPLVLQVALGQREKIMMFGDDYNTPDGTCIRDYIHVEDLVAAHFLGLKDLQNGGESDFYNLGNGNGFSVKEIVDAVREVTNHEIPAEVAPRRAGDPARLVASSQKAKEKLGWDPQYVNVKTIIEHAWNWHQKKPNGYEK
- the lytR gene encoding transcription antiterminator LytR, whose translation is MKKKILFWVLGILGVLIIGGGIYAYNVYSSVSNTLKEVHQPLKRDQNNNKVGEKVSKSEPVSILLLGADERGDDKGRSDSLMVITLNPKNNSMKTVSIPRDTYTEIVGKGKSDKINHAYAFGGVDMSVATVENFLNVPINYYIEVNMEGFKDIVDAVGGVDVTNDLEFTQDGNHFAKGNIHLTGDQALAFTRMRKQDPRGDFGRQMRQRQVMQGVIKKGASFSSLTGYGDVLTAIQKNVKTNLTQDQMFDMQKNYKDCLKNSEDIQIPGDGHKAADGIWYYYVPDAAKQDLTNKLRTHLEVTK
- a CDS encoding glycosyltransferase family 2 protein: MSNIHNLEVANKETNEQINIVYNKKGYYIKNSHALSYKNKLTVITPVYNAEKDLKKTIESVINQSIGFENIQYILVDDASTDSSRNILLRYANDHKNIIVVYLAENTGTPAVPRNLGIELSTSEYITFLDSDDYLEVDGLETLYNILEETKDDYAVGKTIKVESDGSSIVGEHQSCKERRSVSPFSIPNMFQHLGPCARLMRASVIKENNIKYPEMKFAEDKQFFIDVLIHSKSISTTSKTIYYVNRLDENNNSLTTQTDVIQKMDSNIAVIKYVIQKNLPVNEEKIILNRLYEFDSITRLFNRYHFFRSKDKQAYIDTFNKVLKTTKDLRYDFSQNFFHPINKVAYQLFLKEQYEDIATLFKWDKQEKIKKYVIKDNLPYMVSILKGKLKHIRVPMLAAFKYDQFYEDTYKAEFLVYGDYINEITDVIFKDRHDINNEFSVPVHINEHGEAKIEVKLDVLNQFPSASYAIFLRYKDYKKCSITKLNDNQLKYANRNFRFYTTINSNLGFRLK